The Gemmata palustris genome includes a region encoding these proteins:
- a CDS encoding HK97 gp10 family phage protein: MDFTVSVSGPDPAKWGAKARVIEMEVKKALLASAQRVEKEAKESIARGPKSGRLYQRRSVTHRASAPGEAPATDTGRLINSINSYLDSTALSSFVVAGRGIVTYARHLEYGTANMAERPFMAPALERSKPFIRERMAKAVNDGIRK, encoded by the coding sequence ATGGACTTTACCGTTTCCGTCTCCGGACCCGATCCCGCCAAGTGGGGGGCGAAAGCCAGAGTCATCGAGATGGAGGTGAAAAAGGCCCTCCTCGCGTCCGCCCAGCGGGTGGAGAAGGAAGCCAAGGAATCCATCGCCCGCGGCCCGAAATCCGGGCGGTTGTATCAACGCCGCTCGGTCACGCACCGCGCGTCGGCCCCGGGCGAGGCCCCGGCCACCGACACCGGGCGGCTCATCAATTCAATTAATTCGTACCTCGACAGCACCGCGCTCAGTAGCTTCGTGGTCGCGGGTCGCGGCATCGTCACCTACGCGCGCCACCTGGAATACGGCACCGCGAACATGGCCGAGCGCCCGTTCATGGCCCCGGCACTGGAGCGCAGCAAACCCTTCATCCGCGAACGCATGGCGAAAGCCGTGAACGACGGCATCCGCAAATGA